From Erwinia pyri, a single genomic window includes:
- the galR gene encoding HTH-type transcriptional regulator GalR, producing MATIKDVARLAGVSVATVSRVINNSPKASENSRLAVNSAMEQLQYHPNANARALAQQSTETMGLVVGDVSDPFFGALVKAVEQVAYETGNFLLIGNGYHNEHKERQAIEQLIRHRCGALVVHAKKIPDAELISLMKQIPGMVLINRALPGFEKRCIALDDRYGSWLATRHLIQQGHQNIAFICSTHPISDTEDRLQGYYDALKEHNLPCNDRLVALGEPDEVGGEQAMTELLGRGKQFTAVACYNDSMAAGALAVLSDNGVIVPEEMSLIGFDDVLVSRYVRPRLTTVRYPIVTMAQQAAVLALALANEQPLPEITNMFSPTLVRRHSVGSPGN from the coding sequence ATGGCCACTATTAAGGATGTTGCCAGGCTCGCGGGCGTTTCCGTGGCAACGGTATCCCGCGTTATTAATAACTCGCCCAAAGCGAGCGAGAACTCACGCCTGGCCGTTAACAGCGCTATGGAACAGCTGCAATACCATCCTAATGCCAATGCCCGCGCCCTTGCGCAACAATCGACCGAAACGATGGGGCTGGTAGTGGGCGACGTTTCCGATCCCTTTTTCGGCGCTTTGGTGAAAGCGGTTGAACAAGTTGCTTATGAGACCGGCAACTTTTTACTGATTGGTAACGGTTACCATAACGAGCACAAAGAGCGTCAGGCTATCGAGCAACTGATCCGCCATCGCTGCGGCGCGCTGGTGGTCCATGCCAAAAAGATCCCCGATGCGGAACTGATCTCGCTGATGAAACAGATCCCCGGCATGGTGCTGATTAACCGCGCCCTGCCCGGCTTTGAAAAGCGCTGTATTGCGCTGGATGACCGCTACGGTTCATGGCTGGCTACCCGCCATTTGATCCAGCAAGGGCATCAGAATATCGCCTTTATCTGCTCCACTCACCCTATCTCCGATACGGAAGATCGGCTGCAGGGCTATTATGACGCGCTGAAAGAGCACAATCTGCCCTGTAATGACCGGCTGGTGGCGCTGGGAGAGCCGGATGAAGTGGGCGGAGAGCAGGCGATGACCGAACTGCTGGGGCGCGGTAAGCAGTTCACCGCCGTCGCCTGCTATAACGACTCCATGGCCGCCGGTGCGCTGGCCGTGTTAAGCGATAATGGGGTGATCGTGCCGGAAGAGATGTCGCTGATTGGCTTTGATGACGTGCTGGTTTCGCGCTATGTGCGCCCGCGTCTGACCACGGTTCGCTACCCGATCGTGACCATGGCGCAGCAGGCTGCCGTACTGGCGCTGGCGCTGGCCAATGAGCAGCCGCTGCCGGAAATCACTAATATGTTCAGCCCGACGCTGGTTCGTCGCCATTCGGTAGGTTCGCCAGGCAATTAG
- a CDS encoding GNAT family N-acetyltransferase: MALQHVETVTEWLTNAFGTENSRPFFASILRASLSEAEFPLTWVALEGDRVAGTVGLWRCDLISRQDLFPWLAALYVDESYRGEGLSEQLQQTVIAECRLRGYPTLYLYSECADYYERFGWRYIGDAMDYPDKSVRLYHRHLEA; this comes from the coding sequence ATGGCCCTTCAGCACGTTGAGACGGTGACGGAGTGGCTGACCAACGCGTTTGGTACAGAGAACAGCCGGCCATTTTTTGCCAGCATTCTGCGCGCCAGCCTGAGCGAAGCTGAGTTTCCACTTACCTGGGTTGCGCTTGAGGGCGATCGCGTGGCGGGCACGGTAGGGCTCTGGCGCTGCGATCTGATCAGCCGTCAGGATCTGTTCCCCTGGCTGGCTGCACTCTATGTGGATGAAAGCTATCGGGGAGAGGGGCTGAGCGAACAGCTGCAGCAAACGGTGATAGCGGAATGCCGCCTGCGCGGCTATCCCACTCTCTATCTCTATTCAGAATGCGCGGACTATTACGAGCGCTTCGGCTGGCGCTATATCGGCGATGCGATGGACTACCCGGATAAATCTGTACGGCTTTATCACCGGCATCTGGAAGCGTGA